One part of the Bicyclus anynana chromosome 8, ilBicAnyn1.1, whole genome shotgun sequence genome encodes these proteins:
- the LOC112056334 gene encoding cell cycle control protein 50A translates to MATSSDTSDQNVKSRRPAESAFKQQRLPAWQPILTAGTVLPTFFVIGIAFIPVGIGLLYFSDEVKEHVIDYTYCMKEDENITCAEYIRKNDMNPCKCQIEFNLTEDFKGDVYFYYGLANYYQNHRRYVKSRDDNQLLGRLHPNPSGDCEPFAYDNGVPIAPCGAIANSLFNDTLSVMSREMNMDVPVLKTGIAWTSDKKIKFGNPSGDLKTEFANFTKPINWRRHVWELDLNDTENNGFMNEDLIVWMRTAALPTFRKLYRRVDHKQRGFISGLVKGPYVLRIDYNYPVIDFDGKKSFVISTTSLLGGKNPFLGVAYVVVGTLCLLLGIVLLVIHVRCSKSTTEMINVNPRTPYS, encoded by the exons ATGGCGACTTCAAGCGATACTTCGGATCAGAACGTAAAGTCCCGACGTCCTGCAG AGTCTGCTTTCAAACAGCAACGATTGCCTGCATGGCAGCCTATCCTGACTGCTGGCACAGTCTTGCCGACGTTTTTTGTGATTGGTATTGCATTTATACCTGTGGGCATCGGTCTACTTTACTTCTCTGATGAG GTAAAGGAACACGTAATAGATTATACATACTGTATGAAGGAAGATGAGAACATCACTTGTGCTGAATACATCAGAAAAAATGATATGAACCCTTGCAAATGTCAAATTGAATTCAACTTGACAGAGGACTTTAAAGGCGATGTCTACTTTTATTACGGACTTGCCAACTACTACCAGAATCATCGTAGATATGTCAAATCTAG GGATGACAATCAGCTTCTTGGACGTCTCCACCCGAATCCTTCAGGGGATTGTGAACCATTTGCATATGATAATGGTGTTCCCATAGCGCCTTGTGGAGCTATAGCCAACTCCTTGTTCAATG ATACATTATCTGTGATGTCGAGGGAAATGAATATGGACGTGCCAGTGCTAAAGACAGGTATTGCCTGGACTTctgataaaaaaatcaagtttggAAATCCCAGTGGAGATCTGAAGACTG AGTTTGCAAACTTCACCAAACCTATAAATTGGCGTCGTCATGTTTGGGAATTGGATCTGAATGACACGGAAAACAATGGTTTTATG AACGAAGACTTAATAGTTTGGATGCGAACAGCGGCTCTACCGACATTCCGCAAGTTGTACCGAAGGGTGGACCACAAACAGCGTGGGTTCATCTCTGGACTCGTCAAAGGACCGTACGTGCTTCGGATCGATTATA ATTACCCGGTGATTGATTTCGACGGTAAGAAGTCGTTCGTCATATCGACTACGTCGCTGCTGGGCGGCAAGAACCCGTTCCTGGGCGTTGCCTATGTCGTGGTGGGCACGCTCTGCCTGCTGCTGGGCATCGTGCTGCTCGTCATACACGTGCGCTGCTCTAAAAG CACCACAGAGATGATCAACGTTAACCCTCGCACGCCATATTCTTAA